TGCCTGATCAAAGGTAAACAACATCACCTGGTTACAACATCGGTTCATCTGTTCATatattctttctttaaaaggtgaacattttgttctgttttttcaataagtgcatttaaaaacatgcaaatcaAACTTTTACCCTAAAATTTACATTGTTACACTGCAGGGACTGAATCTGTCCCTGTGTGGTTGGTGAGCCATGTACGGAGGTCCCCGTAATGTCACAAAGGTCAGTTCACATGTAAACTTCGTCCTTCTGTGTCATCCACAGTTTCACATGCTACatgctgttttcagaaataatACGAGTTCAAAGAATGGCAGCTTTAAGCTGTGACGATCGGTTTAATCTTTGAAAGTTTCCTCACCCAGTAAAACGAGGAGGCGTCTCATCTTCAGCTGCAGCTGCGACCCTCAGACTGAGCATCTGCTCGGCGTCTCGCAGCATTTAAaggctgaaaacaaacaaacactttcagGAGTTTTCGTTATTTCGCCACAGGGCAGAAAACGCCGATGATGAAACTGTTTGCGTTTGTGTTGCATCAGTCGCTGTGCAGACCTGATGATCCAGCTCTCTGCAGTCACTGTTATACTATAATAATATTGTAATATTCAGTCTGCTTGACCGACTGGTTGTGTCTCATGTATCGTACAGATTCAGGATTTCATCATGACAGTAATATGAGATCAATACATGAATAATACAATGATGTGACGTATTATAAAGTTGTTGTCAGTGAGTCTGTGActgttttcacttgttttctcaCTTTTGTCTTCAGCCTGTGTTCCTAGAAAACATTTTGATTGCTTACACTGATGTGTTTTCCAAGTTCATCAGCTGAATGTGACAAACTGAGCAGGACCACGAAACGTGAAACCCTGGAAacgtgtgacctttgacccctcAGAGAGCAGctgtccaaacacagagtgaaaaCCAGTGAAAATCATCAGAGCATCAGTTCCGATGGGTCCGAAGGCTCGGCCGCGATGACCATCGCGCACACGGCGTCCTCGAGGTCAAAGTTTAATCTACGACATGTGACCCTGAGTGGTTTGAGCTGGCGTCTGCTCGTTCCCTGATAGATGTGACCTCGTCTCCACAGATTGAGTGGACGCACCAAACTCAGAGGTCAGGACTACAACTGAGTCTGTGCTGAAGAACGAAGCGCTCTGATGGTCTCTGAGCTTCAGCTGTTTCTGTTACAGTGAAGAAAACTCATCTCGAGTCTAAACCAACACAAACGTGTGAGTTAAAATGCTCTCTGAAGGAAAACACACCTcacactctgacacacactttAGTTTATTCTCCATTAAAAACTGTTTCTATACAAACTTTACAAACGTGACAATCACGACACATGGaaacacacgcactcacacacgcgcacacacctcacacacacgcacgcacgcacacacacgcactcacacacatgaTGTCCTGGTCACACGGGAGCAGCGACGGGCTGAAATATTGGGTGTCTGAGTTTCTTGGTCACATGACAAAGGTTGGCGTTATCAGCGTAAACGTGTCAGCGAGACCAGTGAAAGTCTTTCTGGATAAAGCAATGAAAACAAACGAAGAATGAATAACTGGGAAACGTAGCGATGACCTCACATCTGCGCATCCGCCAGCCTGGATGACGAGTGCTGTCGTGCGGTCAGTTGAGCGTCAGCCCCTCGCTCACGGGCATGTTGATGTGGGCGGTGAGCAGCGGCGAGCTCCTCCCCTCGTGCAGGACGAACACCttgatgatgtcagagatgCCCTTGTCGCTGGTGCACTCGACGAAGGTCTCCACGGGGTAGATGAGCCCGGGCACGAGCAGCGGGATCCTCATGTAGGGGTTCCTCATCCGGTACAGGTTCTCGTCGTACAGGAAGCTGATGGCGAGGTTCGTGACGGGCCGGCACGCCGCCGTGTTCTGGACGTTCAGGGTCAGTTTGAAGGACGGGCCCAGACCCTGCACCACGGCGTTCATCTTCAGCGGCTCGGCGAGGCTGGCAGACATCGGCGTCAGGCTGGACTCCAGCGCTTTAACGTAGGCTTTGGCGGCGGCCAGCCGCAGGCGGCTCAGGTCCATCTGGAAAGCGCGGTGCATGGCCAGGCCGCTCTCCCGCTCTCTCAGCGTCTGGTCCACATACAGCTTAGTCTTCTTGGGCACGTTGAGGCGAACGCTTTGGGCCAGTGGCGGGCCGGGGGCGCTGTCCCTGTCGTCGAACGTCGCTGTCCTCTTCAGGATCTTCACCATCAGACCGCCGCCCTTGGTGGTCATGATGAGGGTCCCGTCCTCGCGGCCGTAGCGGCCGAAGCAGATGCTGGTGACCACGTCGGGGGTCTTGATGGTGCTCAGCAGGTTCTTGTCCCGGTACAGCTGCACCTCACAGTTGGCCAGACCCACCAGAACCGCCTGGAAGCCCCTGGTAGGGAGGTCCATGGAGGCCATGGTGGTGATGGGCGCGGCGAGCACGGTCTTCCAAAGCTTCTTCCCCTGAACATCGAACACAAACACGGTTTATCCCGACCGCCCCCCCAAGTTCTGAGATTCACAAACATGTGGCTGCAGGGGCGGGGCTTACCTTCTGTGTGAAGCCCTGCAGGGTCTCGTCAGTGCAGCCGACCACCACGTTCTTCCCGACTCTCACCAGCCCGACGGCGTGAGACGACAGCTCGATGCAGTACTTGGGTTTGTCCGACTCCCTGAAGGACGCACAAACGAGGAAACGTGTGTCAGGGTCAGGGAGCTTATCGTCCGCACGCCGACAGAGCGGCGAGCAGTCCAACATCAACACAGCAGCGCGACCACAAAGTCTTTATTACTGGACCGTAACATTGAAGAGAGATATTAAAGAGTATTCTTGAGTATCTGCAGCAGCGATCACAACAGCTTCATCACCGctgaaggaaaaaggaaacaCTGAGCTACGTTCGTCTGGCCCTGGATGAAACTCAGAGCTCTGTAAATGTGTCTCTGctcactgatgatgtcacagtggaATCAAGTTTAAATTTCACTTTGGAAAATGAAAATGGAACATAAGTGTCCCTGCGTTCCTTCTGCAGTCATTTATTGAGAGCGAGGGATAGAGCTTCCTGCCCTGCACAGGGACATGAAGTCGGCCCTGTCACACCGGCCTCTGCTCCACATCCACAAACGTTTCACAGACAACTGTGTTTCATTCTGTTCTATTGACCAGCATGGGTCAGATGTTCGGACAGGTCGGTCGGGACTTTCACCCAGCACACTGGGTTCCTGTCCCGTGGGGTAGCTGCATTTCATATTTACGTTCTGTTTGTTCAGGTTCATGAAATGATCTTTTGCTAAAAGGTTAACGATGTGCTTTAAGGCTCCACTTCTATCTGGAGATGGTAGCATGAGCCCATTCCTCCCATTTTACagcctttattgtgaaaggaaTCTCCAGGTGTGTCTCACCTGCGCAGGATGTAGATGTTGCCGTTGCGACACACCGCCGTGATGCGAAACTCCACATCGAACTGACCCGTCACATCCATGATGGTGGGGACGGCCGGCAGCGACATCTTCAACACAAGGGTTCAGTTAAAAAGTgacctttgttttctttatgtttgCTCTCAGGTAAACATGGAGACGACCAATGTTCAGGACAGGTTATTTTCCAGGACGTCTCAGAAATGTGTCTAAATCTGATAGGGGCCCAGTGCTGATCCCTGTGGCGCTCCACAGGCTGGCCTCAGCTGCTTAGAAGTAAATAAACAGATGAGGTCGGTCCCACAGTGGGCCGTGGAGCGACTTTACCTTGGAGAGGATGATGAAAGCTTCGGGGTCGAGGATGAAGACCTCGCCGCTCTCCGTCCCGATCACCAGGCAGCTCACGCCGTCCTCATCTGCCATGTTCTTCTTCAGAGTCCCGATGCAGGTGATGACCGTCTGAAAGAATGAGCCAATGGGAACATGAGCTGGGGACAGAAACTGAGAAACTGCTATCTGTATATTTAGACCTTTAATGAGGCGCTGCTCCCTCCTTatgttcatttttctttatGCTCCTGAGAACTTACAGACCACATGATGAGCCATCTGTCAGAACTGCTTTATGTCTGCAACAGAGGCTGCATATGGAGTCCCACAGGGATAGCTTGTAGGTCCTCTTTGGTTTGACTTTTCTATGAAAAGGTGAATTAACCTGTCAGACGGTTGAAAACTAACCAAACTAACCTAAACTAGTCTAACTAAACGGTGAAATCTGATATTGTCACGAACTTTGAAACTTGACCTTCCATTGAAACAAACTCACATTttacaaaatgtaaaacatcTCCTGCTGTAAACCTGAGCATTTTGAAAAACTTATGTGATACATTAGATAACTACAAAGCCCCAGCCATCGGTCCACAGGCCCGGCCGATATATCAGCAACTTTTGGCCAATAAAGTTTTGCGTTGTCAGTGAGAGAACGTCTCGccattcaagattcaagattctttatttgtcccGTGCATGTTTATACAGGTGtaacacgcagtgaaatgtgacctgatacgctcctcgactgtgcaaagaaaaaagagacagacagaacttTATATACAGTGAATGAGTATATACAAGGAGGACATTATGTGCAGCAAGTGTGTGAGTTATGTACAttatataagaaataaaataaaataaagcaatctGTAAATTTACAGCTTGTGTACACTGCGTGAGGAACGTGTTGAAGTGTCTTGTGCTGTAGCGAGGCCAGAAGGATTCAGGATGATATGAGAATGTGGTAAtgagtcctgtctcagtcacttaaggatgatggtggtggtggtttggggggggggggggggggggggggctgattTAACACACGAATGGCCTGAGGATAAAAACTCCTCTTGAGCCTCTCTGTTCTTGTTCGGATGGTGTGGAACCTTCTGCCTGATTCCAGAAGCTGGAACAGTTCGTTGCtgggatgggacgggtccttcaaaATCTGAGTTGCTCTAGTCCAGCATCTCCTGACGTAAATGTCCTGTAGGGAAGGGAGAGCAGTCCTGCAGCAGTGTTCTGccgtacggatcactctctgaagagcttttttATCCTTGACACAGCTGTTTCCAtaccaggatgtgatgttctgtgtgaggatgctctccacagcgcctgtatagaaagtcttgaggatctttggagagaccctgaacttcctcagttgtcgtaggtggtacaggcgctgcctcgcctttttggtctggacctcaatgtgggcagcccatgtcaggtctgaggagatgtggacaccgagatacttgaaggactgcaccctctccactggagctccattgatgataatgagcttgtagtctctgtgctgactccttctgaagtccaccaccagctccttggtcttgccgacgttcagctggaggtggttgtcctggcaccatgatgccagattcttcgcttcatccatgtaggccgcctcatcatTGTTGGAGATGGCgtccaacaccactgtgtcgtcagcaaacttcacaatggtgttggagccgtgggcggccacacagtctgaagtgtagagggagtagagcagtggcgagaggacacatccctgtGGCGCTCCCGTGCTGATCGTGATGCtgtgagttctgccagtgaggaagtcccacacccatgcacacagacggctgtcgagtcccagatccctcagctttgtgaacagtctacCGGGCACTATTGTCAGTGGCGAGACCCGCGTTGTAGGTGGCGGTCCTGGCGTTCACTGCAGCGCAGATCGATCTGTCCACCCACGGTTTCTGTTTCGGGAACGTCACGACTGTCGCAGTGGGGATGATCTCATCCGCCAGCATGTTTACGAAGCTTACTGCTACATCTGTAAACTCATTGATGtcgactgcgcatgctctgaacatgtcccagtctaCGTCGTTGAGCGCATCCTGTAGCGTAGCTTCTGATTGGGCCGACCAGCGTTTCACCTTCCTCGTAGTTACTTCATCCCTCCGAATGTGTTGTTTATACTCCGGGATGAGGAAAATGGCGTTGTGGTCAGACTTCCCAAAGGCCGGGTGTGAAACAGCCTTGTAGCCCTGCTTGTATGGCGTGTAGCAGTGGTCCAGTATCTCCCCTCGTCGGACACGAGACATGTTGATGAAAGGTCGGCATGACTTGTCCGAGGTTCGCTTTATTTAAGTCTCCTACTACAATGAGGGCTGAGCCCGGATCCCTGTTTTGAAAGGCACTCAGCACATCATGTAGTTCATCATGTAGTGGGTCACACCACTTTCTGTTTACCATGAAACACACTCCTccaccttttgttttgttcGACTCTGCCGTTCTGTCCGAGCGGAGCACGAAGAATGAATCCGACGTTGTTATGGCCCGGTCTGGCACGGTGGGGgtcagccatgtctccgtgAAGCACAGCATGTTGCAGTCCCTCATGGAAGGTGAGTCTTGCTCTTAGGTCATCTAGTTTGTTCTCCAACGACTGTACATTAGCCAGCAGGATACTGGGCAGTGGTGCGCGGTGCGCCTGCCCTCTCAGTCTGTTCCGAACGCCAGCGTGTTTCCCCTGGCGTTCAGCGCCTGGGGCGAGCATCCTGTCCATTGTTGTTGGCCGCGCTGCGTAGTATCTCGGTCGGCCAGGATGGGTCTGGTTTAAAAGTGTCCAAGATCACATGTGCAAACTTGTTACCGATGTTAAGAAGGGAACTACTGTCATAAACTATAAAACTAGAAGTTCCTGGAATGTATAACAAGgtaataaacaagcaaacagcTAAAAAGGTGCATAGTCTGTGTGGAGCGGTCAGGAAGCCGTCTGGATGTGGCCGCGCCATCTTGTAAATCATTCTTTGATTTACAAGATGACAGAGTGAATATTTCAGGGTTTTGGACTGTTGGTGATGAGTTACAGATTTATACAGTGAACCATCAACACAAACAGGAGCTGACATGTGAAATAGgtagaaagaagaaaaccaaATGAAtcataaaaacagatttaaaaggATCGTGATGATGTCATCGTGGATGATGCGACCTGGGAGTTACCTGGCGCTTGATCGGCTGGTGTTTGTGCAGTTCAACAAACTCGTCCATCTCGTGGGGCTCCAGAGACAGGAAGTTGAGCGAGCGGACCGACAGCGGCACATCGGCCTTCTTCCTGATGCTCTCCAACATCTCCTTCAGGGTCAGAGGGTCGATCTGCCCCTCCTTCACCTGCTGCCACAAATCCTGACCAATCAAAGCGCAGCAGCACGTCACAGGTACATTCAGGTGTGTTTACAGTAAAAAGGACACGCTCACTGCTTTTAAATGACATTAGGGTCAGTGTGGTGATTTCCGACTAACATTCACTGAACAGTAGCTGCTATGGCTCAACATAAGACAGCACATCATCAGGGCACAGTGACATCCtgctcaggcttcagactgaTCTAAACGCTCTACTACTCCGGAGCCTGTATGACATCAGAAAAGAGGAGGATCCTCcaactgtaataataataataatacattttatttataaagcgcctttcaagacacccaaggacactttacaataggataaaacacataatagaacaatgacacaatgaagaacaataaaaacaaaagcacaagataaaattaacaaacagtggattcacagtgaatatgcagattTCAACAGATGGGTTTTGAGTTGAGATTTAAACTGGGGGAGAGAACCAGTGTTTcttatacagtggcttgcaaaagtattcggcccccttgaactttcccacattttgtcacattacagccacaaacatgaatcaattttattggaattccaggtgaaagaccaacacaaagtggtgaacacgtgagaagtggaacgaaaatcatacatgattccaaacattttttacaaataaataactgcaaagtggggtgtgcgtaagtattcagccccctttggtctgagtgcagtcagttgcccatagacattgcctgatgagtgctaatgactaaatagagtgcacctgtgtgtaatctaatgtcagtacaaatacagctgctctgtgacggcctcagaggttgtctaagagaatattgggagcaacaacaccatgaagtccaaagaacacaccagacaggtcagggataaagttattgagaaatttaaagcaggcttaggctacaaaaagatttcccaagccttgaacatcccacggagcactgttcaagccatcattcagaaatggaaggagtatgggacaactgtaaacctaccaagacaaggccgtccacctaaacccacaggccgaacaaggagagcgctgatcagaaatgcagccaagaggcccatggtgactctggacgagtagggctgccacaaacgattattttgatagtcgactagtcaccgattatttttgcgattagccgactaatcagatcatgcatccattggacgtaaaacgtacagcttattgcaccagcatgcatctgctcttatataactatcagctttaagtgtttaaagtatgtgctaactaaaaataaagacaagatgatattttattaaattttaatgaaatttgcagattgtttcggtgaagtttaacaaactccttgctatctaaaatataacaggacaccggagtatattctcgagcatctcacacttctgataatcagctgtctgcttgacgtttattcagctgtgtaaaaactataactttaatctcaggcaaaccgatttactcaggaacaaataaaatacgaAAAAAAAGcgaaacaataacatttttaagttatcttttttatgttatctaagtgacttatgtatgtttaacctgagtagcgaaagacagcggtgggtttgaaaacgatttgccgggagtccggtgttttcacgggctctagtgagcctttcccccggctagctatcgagctagtggttaacagacgtctccgaaaatgtcggagcgcttttgaaaatgtgtggtgtcttgataaaccgagcagatatttgaggtttacacagctacattctcgcctgaaaatatgttaaatgtttattttgtgacccagaaagaataataagagtaacattaaaactaactagctgccgccattgttggaaactgagctgggctgcgctataaattctgggacagagctacttcttcttcttcggggtttaacggcagctggcatccttgtacatgcagtgctgccatcttctgtttcagtccgttattacactcttaaatcctactacttattcctgcgtctttgtgatcttacaaagcttcaaacgacgcgtcgactattaaatcagtcgtcgacgattttgatagtcgacgtaatcgtgactagtcgactaatcgtggcagccctatggacgagctgcagagatctacagctcaggtgggggaatctgtccataggacaactattagtcgtgcactgcacaaagctggcctttatggaagagtggtaagaagaaagccattgttaacaggaaaccataagaagtcccgtttgcagcttgccacaagccatgtgggggacacagcaaacatgtggaagaaggtgctctggtcagatgagaccaaaatgcaaaacgctatgtgtggcagaaaactaacactgcacatcactctgaacacaccatccccactgtcaaatatggtggtggcagcatcgtgctctgggggtgcttctcttcagcagggacagggaagctggtcagagttgatgggaagatggatggagccaaatacagggcaatcttggaagaaaacctcttggagtctgcaaaagacttgagactggggcggaggttcaccttccagcaggacaacgaccctaaacataaagccagggcaacaatggaatggtttaaaacaaaacatatccatgtgttagaatggcccagtcaaagtccagatctaaatccaatccagaatctgtggcaagatctgaaaactgctgttcacaaacactgtccatctaatctgactgagctggagctgttttgcaaagaagaatgggcaaggatttcagtctgtagatgtgcaaagctggtagagacataccctaaaagactggcagctggaattgcagcaaaaggtggttctacaaagtattgactcagggggctgaataattacgcacaccccactttgcagttatttatttgtcaaaaatgtttggaatcatgtatgattttcgtgccacttctcacgtgtacaccactttgtattggtctttcacctggaattccaataacattgattcatgtttgtggctgtaatgtgacaaaatgtgggaaagttcaagggggccgaatacttttgcaagccactgtatatgggggtagagagttccacagcctgggagcagagcagctataagctctgcttcccatggTGCTGAGGCGGAAAGAACGCACAGCAAGctggatagaagaagaagatcgAAGTGCTTAACAGGTCAGAAAGGTAAGGAGGAACAAGGTTATGAATGGCCTTGAAGGTGAGCAGAAGTTTGTATATTAACTGGATTTTCACTGTGAGCCAGTGAATATCCTGAAGAACAGGGTGATGTGCTGGTAGGAGGGGTTCTGGTGATAatgcgagcagcagagttctgaaccaGTTGCAGCTTATGGAGGGATTTTTGGGGGAGACCATGCAAAAGAGAATTGCAGTAGTCAATACGGGAGGTAACGAGACTGTGGACAAGAATGGACGTAGACTGGGTGGAAAGAGAAGGACGTAATCTGTTAATGTTGCGTAGATGGAAATAGGCAACGGGTGAGATTACTGATGTGAGATTTATAGGAAAGTGAACTGTCCAGGATGACACCAAGGCTCTTAACCTGAGGAGAAGGGAAAACTGTGGAGTTATCGATGGTGAGTGAGAAATGGTTCGCCTTCAAAAGGTTGGATTTGGTACCAGtaaggaggatttcagttttaTCCTCATTGAGCTTTAGAAAATTAGAGCTAAACCAGGATTTTAATTCGGATAGAATGGTCTGTGGTGATCTTCACATCTGCTACAGCCAAACAGAAGATGAAGTGCCTGGAGATGAACATAGCTGGACCCCTGGTTCATTTAAGGACAAACAGTCCTTAAATGAACCAGGGTCCCCATGATGTAggtaaagcacacacacacgcacacagacagacCTGCTCCAGTGTGTTGATCTCCAGGCCAGGCAGGGTGAACTTGAAATATGGCCGCAGGTTCTTGTAGACGTAGATGCAGGGTCCGGAGGCCACGGCGACAGCGGGGATGCGGGGCTCGTGCAGGTCCATGAAAAAGGCGACGAGGCCAGCGGGCAGGTCCAGCAGGGTGCTCTCACTCATCAGCGCCGTGCCGCGGTACACCTTCAGCTTCATCCCCGACGACCCAGAGCCCAGATCCCCGACCACCAGCCGGTTCTCCCCGTCCCCGCTCAGGTCTGCCAGGTCCACGCAGGACGAGAAGGTGTAGATGCCGGCCACCGGGTCGTAGTGAGCGTCCAGCCACTTCCCTCCAT
This sequence is a window from Pelmatolapia mariae isolate MD_Pm_ZW linkage group LG8, Pm_UMD_F_2, whole genome shotgun sequence. Protein-coding genes within it:
- the bbs1 gene encoding Bardet-Biedl syndrome 1 protein — protein: MSSAESSGDGGKWLDAHYDPVAGIYTFSSCVDLADLSGDGENRLVVGDLGSGSSGMKLKVYRGTALMSESTLLDLPAGLVAFFMDLHEPRIPAVAVASGPCIYVYKNLRPYFKFTLPGLEINTLEQDLWQQVKEGQIDPLTLKEMLESIRKKADVPLSVRSLNFLSLEPHEMDEFVELHKHQPIKRQTVITCIGTLKKNMADEDGVSCLVIGTESGEVFILDPEAFIILSKMSLPAVPTIMDVTGQFDVEFRITAVCRNGNIYILRRESDKPKYCIELSSHAVGLVRVGKNVVVGCTDETLQGFTQKGKKLWKTVLAAPITTMASMDLPTRGFQAVLVGLANCEVQLYRDKNLLSTIKTPDVVTSICFGRYGREDGTLIMTTKGGGLMVKILKRTATFDDRDSAPGPPLAQSVRLNVPKKTKLYVDQTLRERESGLAMHRAFQMDLSRLRLAAAKAYVKALESSLTPMSASLAEPLKMNAVVQGLGPSFKLTLNVQNTAACRPVTNLAISFLYDENLYRMRNPYMRIPLLVPGLIYPVETFVECTSDKGISDIIKVFVLHEGRSSPLLTAHINMPVSEGLTLN